cagctataaaattttaatgaaattgatacttttattcagcaaggattcattCAATCAAGCCAAAGTGACAGATCTTTAGAATGTGACAAATATTTTctaagtaaatgctgttctttctataCATCAAAAATCTTGAAACAAATGTATAActgtttccactaaaatattaagcagcacatctgttttcaacattgatggtAATAATAGGAATTGTTACTTTAGcaccagatcagcatattagaatgatttctgaaggatcatgtgtcattgaagactggattaatggctgctaaaaattaattgtatcacaggcatgaattacatttttaaatatattcaaatagaaaacacttattactgtttttactgtatttttaataaaataattgattttatgATTAGATTAGCcttgatttagatttttttctaaaagcatctaaaaatcttaccgacccccttttttttaatgacaaatatACCAAAATGAACTATCTTTAATTCTCCTTGAGAGCAATGGGATTTAATGAGAGCTGCTTCTTAGATCTCGATTCTGTCTGTGTTTGCCTTTGCCAAGACACCACATTTGCaagcagttatttttaaaatggacTTCTTAAATGGACATTTCTACTGTAATttctgtctatttttttttaaataaaatgctccTCTTCAGAGCTTCATGTCTGAGATGTTCTGCTGCTCCTTGGGTGATTGTTTTTACTCGTGTAGGTGTGTGTTGTGGGGCATTCAGGCCAGGGAAACCCCACCGGAGCCCCCGTCACTCTTCCTTCCCAGCCAACCTCAAAACAGGAAGCAAAGCCGTTCTGAAACAATAGGGGTTCAGAGACAAAAGCAAAACGCTGTAACCAGAGAAAATGTTCAGTGGCTAGTAGCATGCTGTAAAGATCTAGAGCAAGCATTTTAACGCAGACATGGACAGGGGtcaagagggagagaaagagaggcaAAAACTGGGTATGGTACATCTGAGATTTCCTTGATTATTTGCTGTAATATTGAAGAGGAGGTTAGAGTACGGATTAGaggtatttattttgtgtttccttGCTGGAAAATCCATTGTAAGCCACTAGCTTTGTTTGGAAACTCTGTGGTTGGCTTCTAACTGGTTTAAGCTTATAGATCATCTTAgaccaacaataaaacagctACTTATCAGTCTAACATAGTCAAGATTGTTTTTGGAACATAGTGGTAGGTCAACCAGCTAATGACTAACTTAGACCAACCAGAAatcaaattgagatttatgtgAATAAGGGAAAGATCACAGTCATCGTTTATTACATTTGTGTGTACATGTGATTGTATGGCACTTATACTGTCTGATGACGAGATAAAATAACAGTGGTTCTGCTGCCTGCTCTTTTTTTCAGCCTGTAACGTCACCATCCACAACCGCTGCAGGGACACGCTACCAAACTGtgtcaaaatgaaacaaaaggtGGGATATTAGTGCACACACTTGCCACATGGGTTATTTGGACCATAGACATGCAGACACTGGCTTTGATTCATGGTATGATGCAGAAGAATTGTATCTAAATTGGGTCAGTTTTCTTATGAAAAAGATTTAGTGTAAATATGTCCTAAATTTGTCTGTCCGTATGTGTCACAATAGCAACAGAAAATGGCACTGATGAGGAACAATTCAGCCTATCAGAACGTGACGCTGAGGAATAAAGGTGAGGGTGTGATGGAAACATGTGTATTGTTTACATTCAGTTAGTAACATATTTCAGGTGATGCGTCTCCTGTGACTAGTGTTGATTAGAGGTTCGTGTAAATATGATTGACTGAAATTGAGTACTGCCACATATAAACATGACATTGCTCTCTTCGTTCTGCCTCTCTGAAGCCCATTTAAAGGATCGGCCAAGCTCTGCCATCTACCCGTCAGATAGTCTGCGCCAGTCACTACTCGGGTCCCGTCGCGGGCGGTCTTCTCTCTTACTTTCCAAGAGCGTCTCTACCAATAACATTGCAGGGTGAGTGACAGAATTGACAGACAGATACATAAAATGGTCTCTTATCTGTGAAGTATACTAACAGATCACTAAATGAACAAGTCCCTAgtttataaatactgtaaaaaaagaaaaaaagaaaaaaaaaagttaaatcacATTAATCGTGAAatatctacagtatatatagagagagagagacagttcTCATCACTcactgtgtattttttttatccttctctttttgtatgtgtgtgtttgtggctgTTTTAGTTTAATGTAAGCAGTTTTGTTTGAATGTTATATATTAGTCACTATGTTcactttatttgtaattttatttattttttttattttttttgcttttttccccAAACATAAGAACAACaaacacatataataaataataaataaaaataaataagatacaaaaaaataaataaataaaaacaaggagAGAGATACAATATAAATATCACAAGTGtaacatatttaacaaataaaatatgacagTTTAACAATCAGCACTTATCAAATGATGTAGtactgtttttatataattcAAAAAGGGGTCccagatttgatcaaataattcaCTCCTGCCCCTCATAGAATATGTTATCTTTTCTAACGGTACACAGCTGCACACTTCCGACAGCCACAATCCAATCGGCACCTCAATGTCTGCTTTCCATTCTAGTGCAGTACATTTCTTAGCTATTATTAACAACATTTCAGTCAGCTTAATCGCTTGATTATGTCGGAGGTTGGAGTTGGTAAAATTACCTAGTAAACACACCTCTGGGTCCACTGGAAAATTACTTCCATGAATTTGTGATATAATGTTACATACTTGCACCCAAAACACCATCACTTGTTCACTTTAtttttgaattcatttaatatatttttattttaaatttgttatgTGTATTTTTCTTTCTGTGGTGATTATGATGCCTGCCtctcattttgttgtttttttgttttgcttttttgtcttttgcatGTGATTGCATGCATATGTATACATCTGTTTGTATGCATGCACATGGtccatgtgtgtgtgcatgtgcgtgtAGGACTCTGAATGATGACTCTCCTCTGGGGCTGCGCAGGATCTTGTCTCAATCCACAGACTCGCTCAACTTCAGGAGCAGAACCATGTCTATGGAGTCACTCAATGATGAGggtaagcagcacaactgtttccaacattaataataagaagaaatgttatCAAATCCGCATATTGTAACAGTTTCCGAAGGATCaagtgacaatgaagactgagtaatagctgctgaaatttcaggaataaatgacatattgtattgtaataaatgtaaatgctttctatattaaaatagaaaattgttattttaaaatggtaataaCAGTTCACaatattcacaatttttactatatatttgatccaaataaatgcagccttggtgagcataagagatatTGTTGAagaatattaaacattaaattttactggccacaaacttttgaatggtgatGTGTCTTATAaagaatcaaaacaaaaaaaaatcctatattTTTAGGACGATTAGAGTCACGTTTTTGATTGGTGCGGTTGGCTGCTGTACAGTTCCCAAAGTTCATGTCTGACCAACCTGTTTGCCTTCAAACTGAAGTTATAATACAGaaatggttattattattattattcttctttcTCGTGCTTTTAGGAGAGGGCTACTTCACCTCTCTGCTGGATGATCTAGAGTTTGAAGGCCGGGAATTTGAAGCAGATTCCTGGAGCATGGCTGTAGATTCCACCTACTTGCAGACCCACCGTAAAGATGTTATCAAGAGACAGGACGTCATCTATGGTTAGAAAAAACACAGATCTAAGTCTAGAATCAAAACATGTTTATGACTGTAAATGGGCCGTTGACTCTGAAAcctgataaaaatgcaattaattgctTTTATATAAACAGTAATGTCTGTCCAGACACTGTTTTTTAAGAATGATAACGAGGCATTGAGGTATAGATGTCTGCTCAAGTATGCTTTTAATGGCCTACATTAAATTTCTATActaattttttgaaaaaaataaagcacaaaacaacattaaatgcCATAAGTGAGTTTATGCATCACATTATAATTTTGCTTAAGATCACATTTAACTGTGatattaaagtattattatttttaaacattaacttTAAGGGagttttaaatgactaaaaagatcatctaaatataaaaatggaaGAAATGAGCATGCACACACGTTTTGTTGGCTGAACAATCAACACCAAGGTACACAGATGGTAGTATAACAGATGGAATGAGCTGTACTTCTATGCCTCACTACCTTGTTTTCCTTCACATTAAATTTAATATGTTGTTATCTACCCTCAAAAAAAGGACATTCATTTGGGCTACATGTCCAACAAAGGCCCattaaatgttgtattttacATCTTAAGAACTTCTCCGATGTCATTTCAGAGCTGATCCAGACGGAGCTCCATCACGTTCGGACGCTGCGGATCATGGATGGTGTGTTCAGGCGGGGTATGCTGGAGGATGTGCAGCTGGAGCCGGGGGTCGTGCATGCGCTGTTTCCCTGCCTGGAGCGCCTGTTGACGATTCACACGCACTTCCTCACACAGCTCCTCACACGGCGCACTCATAGCCTGCAATCTGACAGCACAAACAATTTCACCATCACTCAGATCAGCGATTTGCTGATACAACAGGTAGGAGTGCGATTGTTAGTTTAGGTGGGTGGAACAGGGAATAAATGCATTTGGTTACATCTGGCCTGCCTTAAGTGATTTTGGATgaatgtgtctgttttaattgccagtttaaaatgtgtcatttaaattagaactgtcaatttaatgcattaatgtaaaaaataaacagttaatTATGCAATAGTGCAACAAAATGGAATGGGTctgttttaaaagtgtttttgaaatTACTTTTAACAAAGCgccttaaaaatataaatgcaaatttCATTGCAAATACATGGTTTTGAATGAGAAAAGCTTGATGTCATGATGTAGAGGCAGTGAAAAgtcaaacagaaagaaaaggtGACAAATGGAAATTGAAACGTCATTCTCTCCGAGTGTATGAGAGTGGGAGGCTTAAAGCTTTCAGGTTTCAAGGAGCAAAATGTTCACGGTCTTTGTGTGTCTGTCAGTTCTCAGGTCAGTGCGCTGATGAGATGCTGAAGGTGTATTCTGAGTTCTGCAGTCGTCATATGAAGGCCGTCAAACTCTACAAAGAGCTGCTGGCCAGAGACAAGAGACTGCAGCTCTTTATACGGGTAAGAACAAGAGAGACCGACGAAGGTGTTTGCCATCCGGGTGCGTTTTGTGTTTGCATAACCGGGTCAGGTGTTGTCTCATATGTTGCTAGTGGGAGGACAGAGTGGTACTGAGTGATGAATGATGGTGGGCGGGTGCATTAATGGATTAAACTCTCATAGATGTGTGAATCATAAGATTTCCAGGTATCTTGATCGTGTTTGGCTCTTGTGCATTATTTTAGTCGTAATAGCTTAGCATGGGGATGTCACGATAACAAAACGAGTGACAAAGCAAAACGCATATGCTATTGAATGcacttcttttatttaaaaagttaaatattgtCAGAGCAGTGGTGTGGAAGGTGACCCAGGGTTGTGTGTGCACTTTCTTGTCAAAATCTTGGCTTTGCTAtttaataaagacaaaaaggcaagttttaaatattaatataaatatacttataatTTAGGGATACATCAGCAGTAAACTTTCCAATATTGGTCAGTGCCGGTAAATGATTTCAGCATAAAAGGCTATTTTTTCATGGCAAAATGAAATTACTTGAAAAGATTCTGACcagaattaaaatgtatactatattatatattgctatattatttatatatttattaaatattgctatattatttatatagttatttaatatatatatatatatatatatgtatgtatgtatgtatatgtatttatatagtattattatatatagttatatattgtagtatatagttatatatatagtactattatatataaattaataaaattattcattttaatagtatttattatttattttaataaataaatatcaccaaaggctattttcatggcaagatcaaagtattttaaaacgaaaaatactggctaaaatgaaaatgtacaaaatcatatattgtgtaaatataaaacaataaagtgTTTTCAAGTATTTTTACAAAACTTTGTTACAGATTTACAGAATTCTActtagaaattaatattttagtcaTTAAATATTTGCTTGGTTAGCTTTAAGCGCAAATAAATTAGTTCTAGCTCATTAGACATGATGTTATGTTATCTTTCTAAAATCAGTTTCCTGAGCAGGTGCCTTCATACACAAATCTGTCTGACTGGGCATGACAGCTGCTGTAGATTTTGGACACAACTTTAGACTGTCTGTGTAGAAATATAGCACACAGGCCTAGGCAGAAACCGTTAACAGTCCATTTATCATTGTCTTTGTTGCTCTCAGAGGGTGAGTCGGGGTCCTCTACTCCGTCGTCATGGGTTCCAGGAGTGCATCCTATTGGTCACTCAGCGCATCACGAAATACCCCGTCCTGTTGCAACGTATCTATGATAACACCAAAGGTAAGACACAAGCATATAAATGTCAccaatgttaaagggataggttcatccaaaaatgaaaattctgtcatcatttactcaccctcaagtagttccaaacctgtatgaatttctttgttctgctgaacacaaaggaagatattttgaagaaagtttgtaaccaggttgttttggggcaccaaatacaatggaagtcaatggtgcaccagaactgctctgtttcccacattcttcagaatatcatcctttgtgttcagcagagcaaagacattcatacaggtttggaactacttgaggttgagtaaatgatgacagaatttttatttttgggtgaactatccctttaacattgaCTGTATTTAAACAGCTGCTCACCTCCGCCCTTCCTCCCATGGTCTATAACTTTTCAATGTccctttaaaatacatatataattttttttttttttaatgaaaaaatgtattatatacatatgtgtCATAAAATGCCCCTGGTTATGGACTTTTTAGACTGACTATTGTATGTACCAATGCAGACAATCCAGAGGAAGCTGCAGGTCTGTCTCATGCACTGTCTTGTATACGGGAGCTGCTCTGTTCGGTGGACCAGCAGGTGTTGGAGCTTGAAAGGACACAGCGGCTGCAGGAGATCCGGTCCAGGGTCGACCCGCGGGCCGAGGCCAAACTCCGCTCCGGAGCTCTGTTCAGACCGGCTGAGCTGCTCCGCAGGCAGCTGATACACGAAGGCACGCTGCTCTGGAAAACGCCCAGCTCTCGCCTCAAAGGTAGTGAAGACCGTGGCTGTTTATGAGGAAGTGTGATGTGATACATGACTGTGTGAGATGGAGAGAGACACACATGCTATTGTATTAGCTGACATGTAATGTGCTGTGAGTGTTTGAATGTACAgaatttcttgttttctttgtgttctAGATGTTCAGGTTATGCTGATGACTGATATTCTAGTATTCTTGCAAGAGAAAGATCAACGGTTCATCTTTGCCAGTTTGGTAAGTTACTTTGCGATTAAGTATTTAACTTTTCCATGTAGCTGTAAAGCGAATCATTTGTGAAAATCTGTACAACAATATCTCGTTTCTTCTCATTCTCTCTGTAGGATAAATCTGCTGTGGTCTCACTGCAGAGTCTCTTGGTCCGAGACATAGCCAATCAGGAGCGAGGCTTGTTCCTGATCAGCAGTGAGTCCAGCCCACCTGAGATGTATGAGCTCTATGCAGCATCTAAAGATGACAGAAACACCTGGATACGGCTCATACAGCAAACCATCAGCTGGTACGTGCATGCAAATACATCAGTCCACACAACACTCAAAGCTGCCATTTGACtttttctccatctctctctttgCAATTGAATGGAAAATCCCATGAAAGCACTTTTCTGTATTGCtcctttgtattttcttttgaaTCAGGACATTTCGAAGGGATATGTCAGTTCTGTGGGAAGCTTGACTTGCCAATAGCCTTTGTTTACATTACAGCTCAGCAAAAACAAACTTGACAGCTTGGAAGGGACTCCTTCCCAAAAATAGAAAGACATCTTAGAAAAGATACCATTTAAACTATGTGGAAAAAATAGTAAGAGTTATATTACAGAGGCAATAATGTCAAATCcagtaattatttattgatttattagtaaatactagtattattattaatatttataattataatgaataatttaataatagttattatatacaggtgctggtcatataattagaatatcatcaaaaagttgatttatttcactaattccattcaaaaagtgaaacttgaatattatattcattcattacacacagactgatatatttcaaatgtttatttcttttaattttgatgattagagcttacagctcatgaaagtcaaaaatcagtatctcaaaatattagaatattacttaagaccaatacaaagaaaggatttttagaaatcttggccaactgaaaagtaagaaaatgaaaagtatgagcatgtacagcactcaatacttagttggggctcctttgcctgaattactgcagcaatgtggcgtggcatggagtcgatcagtctgtggcacggctcaggtgttatgagagcccaggttgctctgatagtggccttcagctcatctgcattgttgggtctggtgtctctcatcttcctcttgacaataccccacagattctctatggggttcaggtcagcgagtttgctggccaatcaagcacagtaacactatggtcattgaaccagcttttggtacctttggcagtgtgggcaggtgccaagtcctgctggaaaatgaaatcagcatctccataaagcttgtcaacagaaggaagcatgaagtgctctaaaatttcctggtagatggctgcgttgactgtggacttcagaaaacacagtggaccaacaccagcagatgacatggcaggccaaatcatcactgactgtggaaacttcacactggacttcaagcaacatggattctgtgcctctccactcttccttcagactctgggaccttgatttccaaatgaaatgtaaaatttactttcatctgaaaagaggactttggaccactgagcaacagtccagttctttttctccacagcccaggtaagatgcttctgacgttgtctctggttcagaagtggattggtagcccttttcctgaagacgtctgagcgtggtgactcttaatgcactgactccagcttcagttctctccttgtgaagctctcccaagtgtttgaatcggctttgcttgactgtattctcaagcttgcggtcatccctgttgcttgtgcaccttttactacccaaattcttccttccagtcaactttgcatttaatatgctttgatacagcactctgtaaacagccacacctttcagtaatgaccttctgtgacttaccctctttgtggagggtgtcaatgttcgtcttctggatcattgccaagtcagcagtcttccccattattgtggtttgaaagaac
This portion of the Onychostoma macrolepis isolate SWU-2019 chromosome 19, ASM1243209v1, whole genome shotgun sequence genome encodes:
- the arhgef1a gene encoding rho guanine nucleotide exchange factor 1a, whose product is MSRVADLSKLRQERMREINQRNKEKERMREREREAREREARYSNGHLFNSLTVSGTTLCSACNKSITAKEALSCPTCNVTIHNRCRDTLPNCVKMKQKQQKMALMRNNSAYQNVTLRNKAHLKDRPSSAIYPSDSLRQSLLGSRRGRSSLLLSKSVSTNNIAGTLNDDSPLGLRRILSQSTDSLNFRSRTMSMESLNDEGEGYFTSLLDDLEFEGREFEADSWSMAVDSTYLQTHRKDVIKRQDVIYELIQTELHHVRTLRIMDGVFRRGMLEDVQLEPGVVHALFPCLERLLTIHTHFLTQLLTRRTHSLQSDSTNNFTITQISDLLIQQFSGQCADEMLKVYSEFCSRHMKAVKLYKELLARDKRLQLFIRRVSRGPLLRRHGFQECILLVTQRITKYPVLLQRIYDNTKDNPEEAAGLSHALSCIRELLCSVDQQVLELERTQRLQEIRSRVDPRAEAKLRSGALFRPAELLRRQLIHEGTLLWKTPSSRLKDVQVMLMTDILVFLQEKDQRFIFASLDKSAVVSLQSLLVRDIANQERGLFLISSESSPPEMYELYAASKDDRNTWIRLIQQTISCCPSREEFPLIETEDKALLRRLKADIQQKDREVLELLQERVTLFSDLAEVMGGYEVMLPSCSRNLFRAESPQAPRGEQLLTQAITEVDRLTELLLGSNFEVPLPCSSNGHHNHTGALVINGQEFLVNGSQENQAQDGNGNQMEDKTPSEEVSQRLVNLSAQLHTLQGVVMRQDSILELCLRESSVSPATTGVRTVRSLSRDGASDIGSLGELALLQRQHSLLQEELGRLRGAEGKLRDSERARAQLEKQLRDLKTNSAALGNGAGSAGSQAPSTRRESDTDPNTDTPLASQESMDQSDGLQECSDVEVDVISDDDDDDEVDSRVSPRSESPRDLQDIPEESESATDPRDREASHC